The proteins below are encoded in one region of Deltaproteobacteria bacterium:
- a CDS encoding MotA/TolQ/ExbB proton channel family protein translates to MENVDLDVVHLIQQAAISTYPLIVCSIVMLGVALERLWTLRGAVTSTGSLTAELVPLLARGELSGAAEAVRRHRLCPARRVFGDVLGAASEAPLEELERVADERQFEEIEGCGAYLWVLGTIGSSAPFIGLFGTVVGIMRAFHSMAIVGTGGFGVVAGGLSEALIATALGLAIGIVSLVFYNYLQNRVQRIDGALRIGCARLVEAVAAARRGHGAV, encoded by the coding sequence ATGGAGAACGTCGATCTCGATGTCGTCCACCTGATCCAGCAGGCGGCGATCTCGACCTACCCCCTGATCGTGTGCTCGATCGTCATGCTCGGGGTCGCGCTCGAGCGGCTCTGGACGCTGCGCGGCGCGGTCACGTCGACCGGCTCGCTCACCGCCGAGCTGGTCCCGCTGCTGGCGCGCGGCGAGCTTTCGGGGGCGGCGGAGGCGGTGCGCCGGCACCGGCTCTGCCCGGCGCGGCGCGTGTTCGGCGACGTGCTCGGCGCGGCGTCCGAGGCGCCGCTCGAGGAGCTCGAGCGCGTCGCCGACGAGCGGCAGTTCGAGGAGATCGAGGGCTGCGGCGCCTACCTCTGGGTCCTCGGCACGATCGGCTCCTCGGCGCCCTTCATCGGTCTCTTCGGCACGGTGGTCGGCATCATGCGCGCCTTCCACAGCATGGCGATCGTCGGTACGGGCGGCTTCGGCGTGGTGGCGGGCGGCCTCTCCGAGGCGCTCATCGCGACGGCCCTCGGCCTCGCCATCGGCATCGTCTCCCTCGTCTTCTACAACTACCTCCAGAACCGCGTCCAGCGCATCGACGGGGCGCTGCGCATCGGCTGCGCGCGGCTGGTCGAGGCCGTCGCGGCGGCGCGGAGGGGCCATGGCGCTGTTTAG
- a CDS encoding biopolymer transporter ExbD — MALFRAHTRGHIVAEINVTPLTDVFLVLLIIFMITTSAMVRPAADVDLPKAAESEEQPKGVLVTMTPSHEVFVNERPVPSDDASLASVLRDTLARSPDKVVVLAGDRQVILGEVVRVLGLAKEAGATGFALASE; from the coding sequence ATGGCGCTGTTTAGGGCGCACACGCGCGGGCACATCGTCGCCGAGATCAACGTGACGCCGCTGACCGACGTGTTCCTCGTGCTGCTCATCATCTTCATGATCACCACCTCGGCCATGGTGAGGCCGGCGGCCGACGTCGACCTGCCCAAGGCGGCCGAGAGCGAGGAGCAGCCGAAGGGCGTGCTCGTCACCATGACGCCGTCGCACGAGGTGTTCGTGAACGAGCGGCCGGTGCCGAGCGACGACGCCTCGCTGGCGAGCGTGCTGCGCGACACGCTCGCGCGCAGCCCGGACAAGGTGGTCGTGCTCGCCGGCGACCGCCAGGTGATCCTGGGCGAGGTGGTGCGCGTGCTCGGGCTCGCCAAGGAGGCGGGCGCCACCGGCTTCGCCCTGGCCTCCGAGTGA
- a CDS encoding DUF488 domain-containing protein: MVVYTVGHSTLPLDDFLALLGAHGVAGIADVRRFPASRRQPHFAREALSRALARAGLEYAWLPGLGGRRRSRAGSPHVAWRSQSFRAYADHMETAEFAAELARLLALAAARRTAVMCAEAVPWRCHRQLVADALVARAIDVRHVISAAAPPEPHRLTAFARLEGERVVYDGGQLALASRSRVGTGPADRE, translated from the coding sequence GTGGTCGTCTACACGGTCGGACATTCGACGCTCCCGCTCGACGACTTCCTCGCGCTGCTCGGCGCGCACGGCGTCGCGGGCATCGCCGACGTGCGGCGCTTCCCGGCCTCGCGGCGGCAGCCGCACTTCGCGCGCGAGGCGCTCTCCCGCGCCCTCGCGCGCGCCGGACTCGAGTACGCCTGGCTCCCCGGGCTCGGCGGACGCCGCCGCAGCCGTGCCGGATCGCCGCACGTCGCCTGGCGGAGCCAGAGCTTCCGCGCCTATGCCGACCACATGGAGACGGCGGAGTTCGCGGCCGAGCTCGCCCGCCTCCTCGCGCTCGCCGCCGCGCGCCGGACCGCGGTCATGTGCGCCGAAGCGGTGCCGTGGCGCTGCCACCGCCAGCTCGTCGCCGACGCGCTCGTGGCGCGCGCGATCGATGTCCGCCACGTCATCTCGGCGGCCGCGCCGCCGGAGCCGCACCGCTTGACCGCCTTCGCGCGTCTCGAGGGCGAGCGGGTCGTCTACGACGGCGGGCAGCTCGCGCTCGCGAGCCGCTCCCGCGTTGGCACCGGCCCGGCGGATCGGGAATAA
- a CDS encoding VOC family protein produces the protein MKPRLTHLALGVQDLDRSIAFYRKHVNWQVVHDRAEDGHRVVWLARQEADPGFVLVLFEVPGERRAGPTNLQHLGFAVASRAEVDRAAAAARADGVLALEPIYAGPIVGYFCIVTDPDGNQVEFSYGQPINPRDLPPVA, from the coding sequence GTGAAGCCCAGGCTCACTCACCTGGCGCTCGGCGTCCAGGACCTCGACCGCAGCATCGCTTTCTACCGCAAGCACGTGAATTGGCAGGTCGTTCACGACCGGGCCGAGGATGGCCACCGGGTCGTCTGGCTGGCCCGGCAGGAGGCCGATCCCGGCTTCGTGCTCGTCCTCTTCGAGGTGCCTGGCGAGCGGCGCGCGGGGCCGACCAACCTCCAGCACCTGGGCTTCGCCGTCGCCTCGCGGGCGGAGGTTGATCGGGCCGCTGCGGCCGCGCGCGCCGACGGGGTACTGGCACTCGAGCCCATCTACGCCGGCCCGATCGTCGGCTACTTCTGCATCGTCACGGACCCGGACGGGAACCAGGTCGAGTTCTCGTACGGGCAACCCATCAATCCGAGAGATCTGCCTCCAGTCGCGTAG
- the mscL gene encoding large conductance mechanosensitive channel protein MscL, with translation MLKDFREFIARGNAFDLAAGVIIGGAFGGIVSSLVNDVLMPPIGALLGGIDFSNFFLPLKGGTYPSLAAARAAGVPMIAYGAFVNTLINFLIVAFVIFLLVRGVNQLKRQPPAPEAVPTTKECPLCLSTIPVRATRCAHCTSDLRAASA, from the coding sequence ATGCTGAAGGACTTCAGGGAGTTCATCGCACGCGGGAACGCCTTCGACCTCGCCGCCGGCGTCATCATCGGGGGCGCGTTCGGGGGCATCGTGAGCTCGCTCGTGAACGACGTCCTCATGCCCCCGATCGGCGCGCTGCTGGGCGGCATCGACTTCTCGAACTTCTTCCTCCCCCTGAAGGGCGGGACGTACCCTTCCCTGGCCGCCGCCAGGGCCGCCGGCGTGCCGATGATCGCCTACGGCGCGTTCGTGAATACGCTCATCAACTTCCTGATCGTTGCCTTCGTGATCTTCCTGCTCGTGCGCGGGGTGAACCAGCTGAAGAGGCAGCCGCCGGCGCCCGAGGCGGTGCCCACCACGAAGGAGTGCCCCCTCTGCCTGTCCACGATCCCGGTGCGGGCGACGCGCTGCGCCCACTGCACTTCGGACCTGCGGGCGGCCTCTGCTTGA
- a CDS encoding D-alanine--D-alanine ligase: MERRMRVGVVYGGRSGEHEVSLRSAASIIAALDPARYEVVPVAITKDGRWLTGPESLKVLEAAQRDLAPIPEHGSEVTLPADPTRHGLLPLGHGRVTPLDVVFPVLHGTYGEDGTIQGLLELAQVPYVGAGVLASAVGMDKAIMKSVFRDAGIPVCRWLVTRIGAEDAQVLARRVGSDLGFPCFVKPANLGSSVGITKVRAAAGLAAAVAEAGAYDPKVVIEEAVDGCEFECAVLGNDAPQASVVGELIPSREFYDYADKYVEQGAEIVIPARIPAETAEAMRALALRAFCAVDGSGLARVDFFLERAGRILVNEINTMPGFTAISMYPKLWEASGLAYPALLDRLIALALERHAARGKRRLSFTPPAPAAPMSYRRARR; encoded by the coding sequence ATGGAGCGGCGGATGCGGGTGGGGGTGGTGTACGGGGGCCGGTCGGGCGAGCACGAGGTGTCGCTGCGCTCGGCCGCGTCGATCATCGCGGCGCTCGACCCGGCGCGCTACGAGGTCGTGCCGGTCGCGATCACCAAGGACGGGCGCTGGCTGACTGGGCCGGAGAGCCTGAAGGTCCTCGAGGCGGCGCAGCGCGACCTGGCGCCCATCCCCGAGCACGGGAGCGAGGTCACCCTGCCCGCCGATCCCACCCGCCACGGCCTCCTGCCACTCGGCCACGGCCGGGTGACGCCGCTCGACGTCGTCTTCCCCGTGCTGCACGGAACCTACGGCGAGGACGGCACCATCCAGGGCCTGCTCGAGCTGGCCCAGGTCCCCTACGTGGGCGCCGGCGTGCTCGCCTCCGCCGTCGGCATGGACAAGGCGATCATGAAGTCCGTCTTCCGCGATGCCGGCATCCCGGTCTGCCGCTGGCTGGTGACGCGGATCGGCGCGGAGGACGCTCAGGTCCTGGCGCGGCGGGTGGGCAGCGACCTCGGCTTCCCCTGCTTCGTCAAGCCGGCGAACCTGGGCTCCTCGGTCGGGATCACGAAGGTGAGGGCGGCGGCGGGGCTCGCGGCCGCGGTGGCCGAGGCGGGAGCGTATGACCCCAAGGTGGTCATCGAGGAGGCCGTCGACGGGTGCGAGTTCGAATGCGCCGTGCTCGGCAACGACGCCCCCCAGGCGTCCGTCGTGGGCGAGCTGATCCCCTCGCGCGAGTTCTACGACTACGCGGACAAGTACGTCGAGCAGGGGGCGGAGATCGTGATCCCGGCGCGCATCCCGGCCGAGACCGCGGAGGCCATGCGCGCGCTCGCGCTGCGCGCCTTCTGTGCCGTCGATGGCTCGGGGCTCGCGCGTGTCGACTTCTTCCTCGAGCGTGCCGGGCGCATCCTGGTGAACGAGATCAACACGATGCCGGGCTTCACCGCGATCAGCATGTACCCCAAGTTGTGGGAGGCGAGCGGCCTCGCCTATCCCGCACTCCTCGACCGGCTGATCGCGCTCGCGCTCGAGCGCCACGCGGCACGCGGCAAGCGCCGCCTCTCGTTCACGCCCCCGGCGCCGGCCGCGCCGATGAGCTACCGCCGCGCCCGCCGGTAG